The window TAAAGGCCATAGATACCTAAGAGGAAATGAGGACAGCGTTTGTTGGGCTTGTGGGATGCTGCGGGGGAagggccagggcaggggctggCCACAGCATGACCATTGTGGCAGCAGCCTTGGCCAACTAGGACGGGCTTTGGAACGTgaactctgcctccagggctgctGCTGACCCTCTTGGGAGCATTTGCCCACGTTCCTGGTTGCAGAGTTCAGGAACAGCAGGTAAAACATCTGCCTAAagccggccgcagtggctcacgcctgtaatcccagcactttgggagggcgaagtgggcggatcacctgaggtcaggagttcgagatcagcctggccaacatggcaaaatcccgtctctactaaaaatacaaaaattagctgggcatggtggtgcacccctgtaatcccagctactcaggaggctgaggcaggagaattgcgtgaacccgggaggtggaggttgcagtgaactgagattgtgccactgcactccagcctgggcaacaagagggaaactgtctcaaaaaaaaaaaaaaaaatctgccggAGGTCTTGGGCAACTGAGAGGCCCTGCTGACTGCAAGCCCTGCATCCCATGGGAGCCACCTTGACCCCAGGCTCTAAAGCCATGCAGACCAGGGATCAAGCCCAGCTCCATGCTGAGCAGCAGCAGGACCTTGAGGTGAGCTATTCTAACTGTCTGAGCCTCCACTTGCTCATCcgctataaaatgggaacaatataaTCCACCAATACAGTCCGGGCACATGGCTTTTAGAGGGATTAAGCAAGAGAACGTGTTCAAGGGCACAACCCagcacctgggaggtgggagggctCAAAAACACCCCAACTGTGATTCCCGTGACTGTTGAAACTCATTGACACTAAGACGACCATTTCCCCACATGTTGATGTCCCCAAAATCGAGGTGCACTTTACACTAGCTGTGATAAGAATGCCTCGGGTCATCATTAAATTGGCAACTTCTTTTTCTGAGCTGGTGGTAAATAAAATAAGGGGGCCTTTTATCATCGATGGCCCCATTTCGATTTTATGAAATACAGtagcccccaccccccactcctGAATAGGCAGATCTGTACTCCCTCCCCAGGGGCCTTCCAACTCCTGTTCCTCCATCCCCCTGCCAGGCTGGACACTCACAGCTCTGTGTCCTCCAGGGCCGGCGGGCGCTCCATCGCCTGCCGCCGCCTCCTCACGGCCCCCAAGATCTTCTTTCGGGGCCCCAGGGGGACGCTGATGCTGCGGAGGTCGAGGTCAGAGCACAGCATCAGAGCCTCCAGGTCAATCTTCTCCTGCCGCAGGAGGGCGGCAAAGTCCTCCATGTGCAGAGAGGCCAGAAAGGTCTCCAGCGGGCTGGTCTCGGGCTCCAGGTCCTCGTCCAAGCCTAAGTCCAGCTCGTCCCAGGGCAGCTCCTCCCCACAGCTGCGGTCCTGCAGGCTGTTGGCACTGCCCAGGCTGTCATCGTCCAGGCTGGGGGAGCTCTGCAGCCGACGCCGAGGCGCTCCCATCCCGTCCAGCCCCCCATCCTCGCGGCCCAGTCCGTGCAGCCCACTGCTCAAGTAATTTCTGCGGAACACCATGGTGCCCAGGCCGGGGCGGGTAAAGAGGGAGTCGTGGCCTGAGTCGGTGCTGACCTCCGAGTGGGCAGGCTCGGCTGCCAGCGTGGCACGGGAGACGCTGTCCTCGTCCGAGAGGAACATGTCCCGGAGCGGGGCTCGGCCCCACTCCTTGGTATTGGCGTAGGTGCCCTGGCGCACGAACATCACGTCGTTGCCCAGCTGCAGGCCCGAGAGCGAGCGGGCGCTCTTGCGCCCATCCTCGGAGACTTTGAAAGTGCCTTCGCCGCCCTGCTTGCGCCGCTCCAGCTTCTTCTGCATCTTGGTCTTGCCCCTGGCCGTGCCGTGCAGCGTGGCCTGCGAGTACGGCAGGTGGCTGCCCAACGCCAGGTGCTGCAGCCGGCGGCTCAGGGTGCTGGACGTGAGGCTGGAGAAACTGAGGGTGTCGGAGCGCTCGGCCAGCTCGCGCCGGTAGCGCCGCTCCATGCGTTCGTGGTGCTTGCGCTGCAGCTTGGCGCACTCGCGGATGCGCCGCTCCGCCTCGCGGAAGGCCTTGTCCTTCAGCTTACCCACTAGCTTGGGGTTGAGGCTGCTCTGCTTGGCCGCGATGGAGTCCAGGTAGCGCACGCATTCCATGTGGCCCTTCATGGCAGCCATGTCCAGTGGCGTGTGGTAGTCGTTGTCTAGGCACCAGATGTTGGCCCCGAAGGACACCAGGAAGGACAGGCAGTGCAAGTGGCCATTGGAAGCTGCCAGATGCAGGGGTGTGTTGCCCCAGATGTCACACTTGTCCGGGTCACCCCTGCAGGGAAAGCATCCAGGAGGGACCAGTGATGAGTCCTGGCTGGGGATGGAGGTGGAGGGAGTGGAGGGGGGAAGGGCGCTTCCCCACTGTCACAGCAACCCCCAAAGGGACCGTGGGCC is drawn from Piliocolobus tephrosceles isolate RC106 unplaced genomic scaffold, ASM277652v3 unscaffolded_18704, whole genome shotgun sequence and contains these coding sequences:
- the USH1G gene encoding Usher syndrome type-1G protein isoform X2 yields the protein MNDQYHRAARDGYLELLKEATRKELNAPDEDGMTPTLWAAYHGNLESLRLIVSRGGDPDKCDIWGNTPLHLAASNGHLHCLSFLVSFGANIWCLDNDYHTPLDMAAMKGHMECVRYLDSIAAKQSSLNPKLVGKLKDKAFREAERRIRECAKLQRKHHERMERRYRRELAERSDTLSFSSLTSSTLSRRLQHLALGSHLPYSQATLHGTARGKTKMQKKLERRKQGGEGTFKVSEDGRKSARSLSGLQLGNDVMFVRQGTYANTKEWGRAPLRDMFLSDEDSVSRATLAAEPAHSEVSTDSGHDSLFTRPGLGTMVFRRNYLSSGLHGLGREDGGLDGMGAPRRRLQSSPSLDDDSLGSANSLQDRSCGEELPWDELDLGLDEDLEPETSPLETFLASLHMEDFAALLRQEKIDLEALMLCSDLDLRSISVPLGPRKKILGAVRRRRQAMERPPALEDTEL
- the USH1G gene encoding Usher syndrome type-1G protein isoform X1; amino-acid sequence: MNDQYHRAARDGYLELLKEATRKELNAPDEDGMTPTLWAAYHGNLESLRLIVSRGGDPDKCDIWGNTPLHLAASNGHLHCLSFLVSFGANIWCLDNDYHTPLDMAAMKGHMECVRYLDSIAAKQSSLNPKLVGKLKDKAFREAERRIRECAKLQRKHHERMERRYRRELAERSDTLSFSSLTSSTLSRRLQHLALGSHLPYSQATLHGTARGKTKMQKKLERRKQGGEGTFKVSEDGRKSARSLSGLQLGNDVMFVRQGTYANTKEWGRAPLRDMFLSDEDSVSRATLAAEPAHSEVSTDSGHDSLFTRPGLGTMVFRRNYLSSGLHGLGREDGGLDGMGAPRRRLQSSPSLDDDSLGSANSLQDRSCGEELPWDELDLGLDEDLEPETSPLETFLASLHMEDFAALLRQEKIDLEALMLCSDLDLRSISVPLGPRKKILGAVRRRRQAMERPPALEDTEL